From Phycodurus eques isolate BA_2022a chromosome 1, UOR_Pequ_1.1, whole genome shotgun sequence, one genomic window encodes:
- the LOC133409976 gene encoding uncharacterized protein LOC133409976 isoform X1 — MFKPVLLLLLLTLSGLQAAPISPLRRFPKVSSTFGLSDGSQQNDILGNLPDGFQQGTEPSKRFFDNGLVQDHISEMNRKTAFVQNLLGEGLGEMETKHWRADDVPIDVPAQRNGGGWVRVEEPSSSFHLPDGFRQGTEPFMSIQDGFRQGTEPFMSIPDGFRQGTELFMSIQDGFRQGTEPFMSIPDGFRQGTEPFMPIPDGFRQGTEPFMSIPEGFRQGSEPFMPIPDGFRQGTEPFMSIPDGFRQGTEPFMPIPDGFRQGTEPFMSIPEGFRQGSEPFLSIPDGFRQGSEPFMSIPDGFRQGTEPTVSNISGFGWEAEPLASMPGGFRQGIEPTSSIPSGFRQGTEPSLHIPEGFRQKSEQTKNKKGQDHSTSWLQTQTCKGEVINGKCYEFNPTPLAFKEAQDLCKAHNPHAELASVTSGDLHSRLVSMVTNGGERSPQLTWLGATVKNQQASWLDGSEMNYSDWMPGQPNIHTDKPVCVEMFKIDESWWTAADCDLKRASICSYSIVA; from the exons ATGTTCAAGCCAGTGCTGCTCCTGCTGCTCCTGACACTGTCAG GACTGCAAGCTGCCCCCATCTCACCTCTGAGAAGATTTCCCAAGGTGTCGTCGACCTTCGGGCTCTCTGATGGCTCTCAGCAGAACGACATCCTTGGAAATCTTCCGGATGGCTTTCAGCAAGGTACAGAGCCCTCCAAAAGATTCTTTGACAATGGCCTGGTGCAGGACCACATCAGCGAGATGAACAGGAAGACAG CTTTCGTCCAAAACCTTCTTGGAGAGGGTTTGGGAGAGATGGAGACAAAACACTGGCGAGCAGATGACG TCCCCATTGACGTGCCAGCTCAGAGGAATGGAGGTGGTTGGGTTCGAGTTGAGGaaccctcttcttcttttcaccTTCCAGATGGTTTCAGACAGGGAACCGAACCCTTTATGTCGATCCAAGATGGTTTCAGACAGGGAACCGAACCCTTCATGTCGATCCCAGATGGTTTCAGACAGGGAACCGAACTCTTTATGTCCATCCAAGATGGTTTCAGACAGGGAACCGAACCCTTCATGTCGATCCCAGATGGTTTCAGACAGGGAACCGAACCCTTTATGCCGATCCCAGATGGTTTCAGGCAGGGAACAGAACCCTTCATGTCAATACCAGAAGGTTTCAGACAGGGAAGCGAACCTTTTATGCCGATCCCAGATGGTTTCAGGCAGGGAACAGAACCCTTCATGTCGATCCCAGATGGTTTCAGACAGGGAACCGAACCCTTTATGCCGATCCCAGATGGTTTCAGGCAGGGAACAGAACCCTTCATGTCGATACCAGAAGGTTTCAGACAGGGAAGCGAACCTTTTTTGTCGATCCCAGATGGTTTCAGACAAGGAAGCGAACCTTTTATGTCGATCCCAGATGGTTTCAGACAAGGTACCGAACCTACAGTCTCTAACATTAGTGGCTTTGGATGGGAAGCTGAGCCCTTAGCTTCTATGCCTGGTGGTTTCAGGCAGGGAATCGAGCCGACTAGCTCTATCCCCAGTGGGTTCAGACAGGGAACAGAACCATCTCTTCACATCCCAGAGGGCTTTAGGCAGAAgtcagaacaaacaaaaaacaaaaagggacaGGACCATTCCACCTCCTGGCTCCAAACACAGACATGTAAAGGAGAGGTCATTAATGGAAAGTGCTATGAGTTCAACCCAACACCACTTGCGTTTAAAGAAGCACAG GATTTATGTAAAGCTCATAACCCACACGCAGAGCTGGCATCTGTAACAAGTGGCGACCTTCATTCCCGCCTAGTTTCCATGGTTACAAACGGCGGTGAGCGCAGCCCACAGCTGACGTGGCTAGGGGCCACAGTTAAG AACCAGCAGGCCTCATGGCTCGACGGCTCAGAGATGAATTACAGTGACTGGATGCCGGGTCAGCCCAACATTCACACGGACAAGCCTGTCTGTGTGGAGATGTTCAAGATAG ATGAAAGCTGGTGGACGGCCGCTGACTGCGATCTGAAGAGAGCATCCATCTGCTCGTACTCTATCGTTGCATAA
- the LOC133409976 gene encoding uncharacterized protein LOC133409976 isoform X2, which produces MSTNSPRGLQAAPISPLRRFPKVSSTFGLSDGSQQNDILGNLPDGFQQGTEPSKRFFDNGLVQDHISEMNRKTAFVQNLLGEGLGEMETKHWRADDVPIDVPAQRNGGGWVRVEEPSSSFHLPDGFRQGTEPFMSIQDGFRQGTEPFMSIPDGFRQGTELFMSIQDGFRQGTEPFMSIPDGFRQGTEPFMPIPDGFRQGTEPFMSIPEGFRQGSEPFMPIPDGFRQGTEPFMSIPDGFRQGTEPFMPIPDGFRQGTEPFMSIPEGFRQGSEPFLSIPDGFRQGSEPFMSIPDGFRQGTEPTVSNISGFGWEAEPLASMPGGFRQGIEPTSSIPSGFRQGTEPSLHIPEGFRQKSEQTKNKKGQDHSTSWLQTQTCKGEVINGKCYEFNPTPLAFKEAQDLCKAHNPHAELASVTSGDLHSRLVSMVTNGGERSPQLTWLGATVKNQQASWLDGSEMNYSDWMPGQPNIHTDKPVCVEMFKIDESWWTAADCDLKRASICSYSIVA; this is translated from the exons ATGTCCACGAACTCACCTCGAG GACTGCAAGCTGCCCCCATCTCACCTCTGAGAAGATTTCCCAAGGTGTCGTCGACCTTCGGGCTCTCTGATGGCTCTCAGCAGAACGACATCCTTGGAAATCTTCCGGATGGCTTTCAGCAAGGTACAGAGCCCTCCAAAAGATTCTTTGACAATGGCCTGGTGCAGGACCACATCAGCGAGATGAACAGGAAGACAG CTTTCGTCCAAAACCTTCTTGGAGAGGGTTTGGGAGAGATGGAGACAAAACACTGGCGAGCAGATGACG TCCCCATTGACGTGCCAGCTCAGAGGAATGGAGGTGGTTGGGTTCGAGTTGAGGaaccctcttcttcttttcaccTTCCAGATGGTTTCAGACAGGGAACCGAACCCTTTATGTCGATCCAAGATGGTTTCAGACAGGGAACCGAACCCTTCATGTCGATCCCAGATGGTTTCAGACAGGGAACCGAACTCTTTATGTCCATCCAAGATGGTTTCAGACAGGGAACCGAACCCTTCATGTCGATCCCAGATGGTTTCAGACAGGGAACCGAACCCTTTATGCCGATCCCAGATGGTTTCAGGCAGGGAACAGAACCCTTCATGTCAATACCAGAAGGTTTCAGACAGGGAAGCGAACCTTTTATGCCGATCCCAGATGGTTTCAGGCAGGGAACAGAACCCTTCATGTCGATCCCAGATGGTTTCAGACAGGGAACCGAACCCTTTATGCCGATCCCAGATGGTTTCAGGCAGGGAACAGAACCCTTCATGTCGATACCAGAAGGTTTCAGACAGGGAAGCGAACCTTTTTTGTCGATCCCAGATGGTTTCAGACAAGGAAGCGAACCTTTTATGTCGATCCCAGATGGTTTCAGACAAGGTACCGAACCTACAGTCTCTAACATTAGTGGCTTTGGATGGGAAGCTGAGCCCTTAGCTTCTATGCCTGGTGGTTTCAGGCAGGGAATCGAGCCGACTAGCTCTATCCCCAGTGGGTTCAGACAGGGAACAGAACCATCTCTTCACATCCCAGAGGGCTTTAGGCAGAAgtcagaacaaacaaaaaacaaaaagggacaGGACCATTCCACCTCCTGGCTCCAAACACAGACATGTAAAGGAGAGGTCATTAATGGAAAGTGCTATGAGTTCAACCCAACACCACTTGCGTTTAAAGAAGCACAG GATTTATGTAAAGCTCATAACCCACACGCAGAGCTGGCATCTGTAACAAGTGGCGACCTTCATTCCCGCCTAGTTTCCATGGTTACAAACGGCGGTGAGCGCAGCCCACAGCTGACGTGGCTAGGGGCCACAGTTAAG AACCAGCAGGCCTCATGGCTCGACGGCTCAGAGATGAATTACAGTGACTGGATGCCGGGTCAGCCCAACATTCACACGGACAAGCCTGTCTGTGTGGAGATGTTCAAGATAG ATGAAAGCTGGTGGACGGCCGCTGACTGCGATCTGAAGAGAGCATCCATCTGCTCGTACTCTATCGTTGCATAA
- the LOC133409993 gene encoding LOW QUALITY PROTEIN: adrenodoxin-like (The sequence of the model RefSeq protein was modified relative to this genomic sequence to represent the inferred CDS: inserted 2 bases in 1 codon) — protein MASLLTAFRRVAHAGVREYARKTAVRWAAXTEQTHRSFLTGTQPLRSDSKVTVHFINRDGEKITVEGSPGESLLDVVINEDLDFDGFGACEGTLACSTCHLIFDKDVYKKLGPVTDEEMDMLDLAYGLTDTSRLGCQICLSRSLEGMVARVPESVADIRQSQDGSS, from the exons ATGGCGTCACTGCTGACAGCGTTCCGAAGAGTAGCCCACGCTGGGGTACGCGAATATGCGCGGAAGACTGCAGTAAGATGGGCTGC TACGGAGCAGACACACAGGAGTTTCCTCACCGGCACGCAGCCGCTGAG GTCAGACAGCAAGGTGACGGTCCACTTCATCAATCGAGACGGCGAAAAGATAACAGTGGAGGGGTCTCCCGGGGAGTCGCTGCTTGATGTTGTCATTAATGAAGACCTCGACTTTGATGGCTTCG GAGCTTGCGAGGGGACGCTGGCATGCTCTACCTGCCATCTGATCTTCGACAAGGACGTCTACAAAAAGCTGGGCCCTGTCACAGATGAGGAAATGGACATGTTGGACTTGGCTTACGGCCTGACTGACAC ATCGCGTCTGGGTTGCCAGATCTGTCTGAGCCGGTCCTTGGAGGGCATGGTGGCCCGCGTTCCAGAGAGCGTAGCAGACATCCGACAAAGCCAAGACGGTTCGTCTTAG